CGAGCCCTCGATCCGGGAGCTCGGGCTGTCGGCGGTGGCGGTCGCCGGCGCACCGTCGGTGCCGATGCACGATCTCGACGCGCCGCGGATCGGCTACATCCACACCTGGACCAGCACCCAGGACGAGGGCTGGGTGCGGATGGCGCTCGACTACTACAAGGTGCCGTACACCTACTTCGCCGACAATCTCGTGCGCCAGGGAAGCCTGAAGCAGAAGTACGACGTGATCATCTTTCCGCACGCCGGCGGCGCAGCGCAGGGGCTGGTCTACGGCGGCGTGCAGGGCAGCGAGCCGCGCCCGTACAAGAAGACCGCGGAGACGCCGCACCTCGGCATCCAGGACTCGACCGACGACATGCGCGGCGGGCTTGGCTACGACGGACTGCAGGAGCTGATGAAGTTCGTGCAGCAGGGGGGCGTCCTGATCACGGAGGGGAGCACCGCCACGATCTTCCCGGAGTTCAACCTCACGCAGGGGATCAACGTCGAACCCGGCGAGGGTCTTTATGCGCGCGGTTCGGTGCTGAAGACGCTGCTCGGGGACAGAACCAGCCCGGTCCTCTACGGCTACGATCAGAACGCGCTCGCCGTGTACTTCAATCAAGGGCCGATCTTCTCCGTCGGCGGGGGCGGCGGTTTCGGCGGGCGCGGCGGCGGCCGCGGCGCCGGGCTGCCCGGCAACATCAACATGCAGCCGAACGCGGTGCAGCCGCGCCTGGCGACGCTCGAAGGCTCGGCACCCGCCTCCGCTGCCGGCACCGGCGCTGCGCCCGGACAGGGGCGCGGCGGCCGCGGCGGCGCCGGGGCAGGGTTCGGAGGCCGCGGCGGCGGCGCGGGAGCCGGCCCGAACGCTCCGCGCGTGCTGCTGTCGTTCCCGACCGATCCGAACGACATGCTCCTGTCAGGCGTGCTGGTCGGCGGTGATGCGATCGCGGGGCGCGCCGTCGCCGTCGACGCGCCGATCGGCGCCGGACACGTCATCCTGTTCGCGAACCGTCCGTTCTGGCGGTGGCAGACGCAGGGGAACTTCTTCCTCGGCTTCAACGCCATCCTGAACTGGAACGATCTCGACGCCGGCCGCACCGCGCCGCGGCCGACCGCGACGCCGGCACAGGAGCGTTAATCGGCTGTCACGGACGGAACCACCGCCGAGGCCGCAGAGCACGCAGAGACCCGGGAAGGATTCCACCCGGTACTCTGCGTCCCTGCGGGAGCACGACGTGACGCCGGGCGGCGCACGCCGATGACGCTGACGGTCTGGTGGATCACCTGCCTGATCTGGAGCAGCGTCTGGCTGTTCATCAAGATCGGGCTTCGTGACCTCCCGCCGGTCACCTTCGCGGCCACCCGTCTCGTCGTCGCGATCGCGGTGTTCCTCCCCATCCTGTGGATCCGCGCGGTGCCGCTGCCGCGGCGCGCCGCGGACTGGTCGGTCATGGCCATCGCCGGCCTGCTCGTCCTCGGCGTGAACTACGCGCTGCTCTTCTGGGGCGCGCAGTTCATTCCGTCCGGCCTCGTGGCGGTGCTTGGCGCCACGACGCCGGCGTTCTCGCTGGTGCTCGGCCACTACATGCTGAAGGACGAGCCGTTCACGCTGCGCGCGCTCGGCGCGATCGCGCTCGGGATCGGCGGCGTGTGGACCATCTCCGCCGACCAGCTGCACCTGTCCGGCCGGCAGGCGCTCTTCGGCGCGCTCGCGGTCACGGCGGCCTCCGCGTTCGTCGGCTTCGCTTACGTCTTCGTCAAGGCCCGGCGCCGTCCCGCGCTGAGGCCGGAAGTGATCACCTGCGGGCAGATGATCGCCGCGGTGGGCCCGATGCTGCTCTTCGCGGCGGTCCGCGAAGGCAATCCGCTCGCCCACAACTGGACCCTCCCGGCGATCGGCTGCGTGCTGTATCTCGCGGTCTTCGGATCCGTCGCCGCGACCTGGCTGAACTACTGGCTGCTCGAGCGCATGTCCGCCACTGCCGTCCTGTCGATGGGGCTCGTCGAACCGTTCATCGCCATCCTGCTCGGGGCGGTCGTTCTCGGCGAGCGCCTCAGCGTGAATGCCGGGCTCGGCGGCGGGCTGGTCCTGTGCAGTATCTTTATGATCACGATCCCTTTTCAAAGGAGGCGCGCGTGATCGTTCGATGGCTGGTGCGTGCTGGAGTGGTGCTGCTCGTGGCGGGCTCCGCCGTCCAGGCCGCGGCCCAGGCGGTTCCGATCCGCTACAAGTGGGCGCAGGGGGACGTGCTGACCTATCGCACGGTCGTGCGCACGACGAGCAGCGCGACCGGCGGTCCCCGCGGCCCGGAAACGTTCGAGCAGACGATGTCGCAGACCATCAAGCTCACCGTCGCCGCGGTCAATCCGGCAGACGGCAGCGCCACGCTGCGCCACTCGATCGACGCCGTGTCGATGGAAGTGACGACGCCGGCGGGGAAGGTGGTATACGACAGCGCCAGGCCGCTGCCGGAGGGCGCCGATCCCCGCGTCCTCGCCATGTCCAAGACCCTGGGCGGCATGGTCGGGGAAGCCGTCAGCGTCACCATGGCCCCGACCGGCGCGGTGCGGCGCATCGACGGCGCGGCGCGCATCGCCCAGAAGCTGATCGACGATCTGCCGCGCGACCCGATGTCGGGGGCGCTCGCCCAGAGCATCAAAGGCATGTTGAGCGACGAGGCGCTCCGTGCCGCGCTCGAGCAGAGCTTCGCGCGGCTGCCGGAACAGCCGGTGAACGTCGGCGACAGT
The DNA window shown above is from Vicinamibacterales bacterium and carries:
- a CDS encoding DUF6263 family protein, with product MIVRWLVRAGVVLLVAGSAVQAAAQAVPIRYKWAQGDVLTYRTVVRTTSSATGGPRGPETFEQTMSQTIKLTVAAVNPADGSATLRHSIDAVSMEVTTPAGKVVYDSARPLPEGADPRVLAMSKTLGGMVGEAVSVTMAPTGAVRRIDGAARIAQKLIDDLPRDPMSGALAQSIKGMLSDEALRAALEQSFARLPEQPVNVGDSWSAEQAVGADATGRLLGKSTYTLKAIDGAGDAAVARIAVSLALRQEEVPSTGASTVVKLAPGSKGEGELVFSLARGRIESNTMRTDMPSTITLRTPDAGTITMQNNTRTTMTMTIVK
- a CDS encoding EamA family transporter, coding for MTLTVWWITCLIWSSVWLFIKIGLRDLPPVTFAATRLVVAIAVFLPILWIRAVPLPRRAADWSVMAIAGLLVLGVNYALLFWGAQFIPSGLVAVLGATTPAFSLVLGHYMLKDEPFTLRALGAIALGIGGVWTISADQLHLSGRQALFGALAVTAASAFVGFAYVFVKARRRPALRPEVITCGQMIAAVGPMLLFAAVREGNPLAHNWTLPAIGCVLYLAVFGSVAATWLNYWLLERMSATAVLSMGLVEPFIAILLGAVVLGERLSVNAGLGGGLVLCSIFMITIPFQRRRA